The following proteins come from a genomic window of Archocentrus centrarchus isolate MPI-CPG fArcCen1 chromosome 3, fArcCen1, whole genome shotgun sequence:
- the dpep1 gene encoding dipeptidase 1, producing the protein MLNRVILASCLALWIGSFTLAVDTEDYMARALQLMSETPLIDGHNDLPWQLRNQFNNQLNKVDLNTLATTHTNIPKIKAGRLGAEFWSAYVPCATQYKDAVRQTLEQIDVIHRMCQKYPDSFMFATSSEDIMEAFKMNKTASLIGVEGGHSIDSSLGTLRMMYQLGVRYLTLTHSCNTPWADNWLVDTGSVPSEHHGLSPFGKQLIVEMNRLGMLIDLAHVTLEVMNQVLDTSKAPVVFSHSSAYAVCPNKRNVPDDVLMRVKETQGIVMVNFYSEYVSCSKTAKLSDVTDHFDHIKKVAGASIIGFGGDYDGVNGVPEDLEDVSKFPSLVAELLRRGWTDEDVKAALGNNLLRVMRQVEKVRDSMNSTSPDDVPITYEDVQNPCRTSFGYPNIGSAHSLSTLAPLLTLALQAWITLMA; encoded by the exons atGCTGAACAGGGTTATTTTGGCTTCATGCTTGGCGCTGTGGATCGGTTCTTTCACCTTGGCTGTGGATACTGAGGATTACATGGCCAGAGCTCTGCAGTTAATGTCTGAGACGCCTCTCATTGATGG tCACAATGACCTGCCTTGGCAGCTTCGAAACCAATTCAACAATCAGCTCAACAAAGTGGATCTTAACACACTGGCAACAACTCACACTAACATCCCCAAGATCAAGGCTGGACGACTGGGCGCAGAG TTCTGGTCAGCTTATGTACCCTGTGCTACTCAGTATAAAGATGCTGTCAGACAAACACTGGAGCAGATTGATGTGATTCACAGGATGTGTCAGAAATACCCAGACAGCTTCATGTTTGCCACTAGCAGCGAAG ACATCATGGAGGCCTTTAAAATGAATAAGACCGCCAGTCTGATTGGGGTCGAGGGGGGTCACTCCATCGACAGCAGTCTGGGGACCCTACGCATGATGTACCAGCTGGGGGTCCGCTACCTCACACTTACACATTCCTGCAACACACCTTG gGCAGATAACTGGCTTGTGGACACTGGTTCAGTGCCATCTGAACATCATGGCCTCTCTCCATTTGGCAAG CAACTAATTGTGGAAATGAACCGTCTGGGGATGCTCATCGACCTGGCTCATGTGACTTTGGAGGTGATGAACCAGGTGCTGGACACGTCTAAAGCGCCGGTCGTCTTCAGCCACTCTTCCGCATACGCCGTCTGTCCAAACAAGAGGAACGTCCCAGATGACGTCCTCATGCGAGTG AAAGAAACTCAGGGAATTGTGATGGTCAACTTCTACAGTGAATATGTGAGCTGCAGCAAGACAGCTAAGTTATCAGATGTCACAG ATCATTTTGACCATATAAAGAAAGTGGCCGGGGCGAGCATCATCGGCTTTGGTGGAGATTATGATGGAGTTAATGG AGTACCAGAAGATTTGGAGGATGTGTCCAAATTTCCCAGTTTGGTAGCTGAACTACTCAGGAGAGGATGGACTGATGAGGACGTTAAAGCTGCTCTTGGAAATAACCTGCTCCGTGTCATGAGACAGGTTGAGAAG GTCCGGGACAGTATGAACAGCACAAGCCCGGATGACGTTCCTATTACATATGAAGACGTGCAGAACCCATGCAGAACAAGTTTCGGATACCCCAACATCGGATCCGCCCATTCCCTCAGCACACTGGCCCCTCTGCTCACACTGGCTCTCCAGGCTTGGATTACATTAATGGCTTAA
- the slc22a31 gene encoding putative solute carrier family 22 member 31, whose product MEYETKIFPHTGGYGRYNRIVVVFSWFPSFAVTLNLFSDVFYTLIPNSYHCKPDPTLLPSTFLLSNFSRQGYLNLTIPWENGSGLSHCELYRYPPNSSDLSENAPRVRVPCTNGWEYSHVAGLQSNFVTEWNLICSDYWKIPVQHICFMTGWILGYIFLGTLCDWLGRRRGFLLSVSLSSLLGVAVCLSSSAVVFLLLRLCQGASLAGVFVSAYITRLELCDPPHRLIVAMVSGFFGVLAELLLPGIAVLCRDWPVLQAVATLPLLLLLSYWCCASVFPESPRWLLATVQIPQVKRSLQEFSKRNGVCLQDDIYPGETLLSEIDSTYGEDSRPRYHSALELRRTRVIWKNCLILGFTLFIGMGIQYCFTRNLHSFSSSFYFSYFLQVITGALACIFLCLSVNHFGRRGMLLLSAIITGLSSLLLLALTPYLQGGLVLVLSFVGLLFSQALAMLSAFFACEVMPTVVRGGCLGLVLASGCVGRAASSLMELQNNGGYFLHHVVFASFAVLSVLCIMLLPESKRKHLPDSMKEGENQRRPPLFLSQPNRDSLPLLRTRPPLPEYNPDNYSRLVSATRKMLSKDSLPYKISVSTHPTLLSDSEMQEPETLREIVS is encoded by the exons ATGGAGTATGAAACTAAGATTTTCCCTCACACGGGCGGTTACGGGCGCTATAACCGAATCGTGGTCGTATTCAGCTGGTTCCCCAGCTTTGCAGTCACGCTGAATCTGTTTAGCGACGTGTTTTACACTCTTATCCCGAACTCGTACCACTGCAAACCAGACCCGACGCTTCTGCCCTCCACTTTCCTTCTCAGTAACTTCTCCAGACAAGGGTACCTCAACCTTACCATCCCCTGGGAGAACGGCTCCGGTCTGAGCCACTGTGAACTTTATAGGTACCCTCCTAACTCCTCGGACCTTTCCGAGAACGCGCCCAGAGTGAGGGTGCCATGCACCAACGGGTGGGAGTACTCTCATGTAGCGGGGCTCCAaagcaactttgtcactgag tgGAACCTGATTTGCAGTGACTACTGGAAAATCCCTGTGCAGCATATCTGCTTCATGACTGGATGGATTCTGGGATACATATTTCTAGGCACCCTGTGTGACTG GTTGGGTCGCCGGCGAGGTTTCCTCCTCTCCGTCAGTCTGTCCAGTCTGTTGGGGGTAGCTGTGTGTTTGTCGAGCAGTGCGgtggtgtttctgctgctgcgtCTGTGTCAAGGCGCCTCACTCGCTGGCGTGTTTGTGTCTGCCTACATCACCC GGTTGGAGCTGTGCGACCCTCCCCATCGTCTGATTGTTGCTATGGTCagtggcttcttcggcgtgctGGCAGAACTGCTGTTGCCAGGCATTGCTGTCCTGTGCCGCGATTGGCCCGTTCTCCAGGCGGTTGCCACTTTGCCTTTACTCCTTCTGCTGTCCTATTGGTG CTGTGCGTCAGTATTTCCTGAGTCTCCTCGCTGGCTGCTGGCCACAGTTCAGATACCTCAGGTGAAGAGGAGCCTTCAGGAATTCTCCAAAAGAAATGGCGTTTGTCTACAAGATGACATCTACCCTGGCGAAACCCTGCTGTCag AGATAGATTCAACATACGGAGAGGACAGTCGACCGCGGTACCATTCAGCTCTGGAGCTCCGCCGGACTCGGGTCATCTGGAAGAACTGTCTCATACTCGGCTTCACCCT GTTCATTGGAATGGGCATCCAGTACTGCTTCACCAGAAACCTGCACAGTTTCTCCAGCAGCTTCTACTTCAGCTACTTCCTCCAGGTGATAACAGGAGCGCTAGCCTGCATCTTCCTGTGTTTGTCCGTCAATCACTTTGGCCGGCGTGGCATGCTTCTCCTCTCTGCCATCATCACCGGACTGTcgtcgctgctgctgctggccctCACGCCGT ACCTGCAGGGGGGCCTGGTGTTGGTGCTGTCCTTTGTGGGTTTGTTGTTCTCTCAGGCTCTCGCCATGCTCAGTGCTTTCTTCGCCTGTGAGGTGATGCCAACTGTAGTTCG GGGTGGCTGCCTTGGCCTGGTGCTGGCATCGGGTTGTGTTGGCAGGGCCGCCTCCTCCCTGATGGAGCTCCAGAACAACGGCGGCTATTTCCTCCATCATGTTGTCTTTGCCTCCTTCGCCGTCCTCTCCGTCCTCTGCATAATGCTCCTACCTGAAAGCAAACGGAAGCACCTCCCAGACTCCATGAAGGAGGGCGAGAACCAGCGACGACCGCCTCTCTTCCTGTCACAGCCCAACAGAGACAGCCTGCCCCTGCTGCGCACGCGTCCCCCTTTGCCGGAGTATAACCCCGATAACTATTCTCGCCTGGTGTCTGCCACCAGGAAGATGTTGTCTAAAGATTCTTTGCCTTACAAGATTTCTGTTTCCACCCACCCCACTCTGCTGTCAGACAGTGAAATGCAGGAACCAGAGACTCTGAGAGAGATTGTGTCTTAA